One Thomasclavelia spiroformis DSM 1552 DNA window includes the following coding sequences:
- a CDS encoding AAA family ATPase: protein MLTKFDEQAQKAIVVGESIAFDLGHNNVGSEHLLLSLLKISNSKLKELVKKYNVDDKNIYEDIKRLFGKNDDQPFYMEYSDAVKSILERAIEITNEQNKSKVTLNILTIALLQSKESVAYELLKKYQVDFDDIIYQLNESSELETKLDQIQSLVNLNKKVKNGENLIVGRQKELEKLCMILSKKEKNNALIIGEAGVGKSALVEKLAYLINQKKVNEGLKGKIIYELSLSSIVAGTKYRGEFEEKLRKIIDKVKEMDNVIIFIDEIHNLIGAGGAEGAIDAANILKPYLARKDLTIIGATTIEEYYQHFEKDQAMNRRFSIITLKENTKGETFDILKETKSFYEKFHKIEIDDDVLRYLVENVDRYIKNRTFPDKAIDIFDLSCVKTRFKQQHIITKQIVKDVIEEYTSIKINDNYNFDEIKSKLNVEIIGQSEAIEKIINQLKITKTTNQPSAIMLFSGSSGVGKSEMAKQLAKCLSRKLIRLDMSEYKDSSSVQKIIGAAPGYVGYDKPSLLLSQLQIYPKSIILLDEIDKACQDVINIFLHVFDEGFLEDSHKRKVDFRNTIIIMTTNQSCVKGKLGFKKNTISKLNNYKFSEDLLTRIDEIINFKNLTKTDLKKIIRKNINHEIKEEDIQNILKDYDIKQQARGIIKKANKYFQCKVKT, encoded by the coding sequence ATGTTAACTAAATTTGATGAACAAGCCCAAAAAGCAATTGTTGTTGGAGAGAGTATTGCTTTTGATTTAGGTCATAATAATGTAGGTAGTGAGCATTTATTATTGTCATTATTAAAAATAAGCAATTCTAAATTAAAAGAACTTGTTAAAAAATATAATGTAGATGATAAGAATATATATGAGGATATAAAAAGGTTGTTTGGAAAAAATGATGATCAACCTTTTTATATGGAGTATAGTGATGCAGTAAAAAGTATATTAGAAAGAGCAATAGAAATTACAAATGAACAAAATAAAAGTAAAGTTACTTTAAATATTTTAACAATTGCATTATTACAAAGTAAAGAAAGTGTTGCTTATGAATTATTAAAAAAATATCAAGTTGATTTTGATGATATAATTTATCAATTAAATGAGAGCAGTGAATTAGAAACAAAATTAGATCAAATTCAATCATTAGTCAATCTTAATAAAAAAGTAAAAAATGGTGAGAATTTAATAGTTGGAAGACAAAAAGAACTAGAAAAATTATGTATGATATTAAGCAAAAAAGAAAAAAATAATGCTTTGATTATTGGTGAGGCTGGTGTTGGAAAATCGGCGTTAGTCGAAAAATTAGCATATTTAATAAATCAAAAGAAAGTAAATGAAGGATTAAAAGGAAAAATAATTTATGAGTTAAGTTTATCTAGTATTGTTGCGGGAACTAAATATCGTGGTGAATTTGAAGAAAAATTAAGAAAAATTATTGATAAAGTTAAAGAGATGGATAATGTTATTATATTTATTGATGAAATTCATAATTTAATTGGAGCAGGAGGTGCTGAGGGAGCCATAGATGCAGCTAATATATTAAAACCATATCTAGCAAGAAAAGATTTAACGATTATTGGTGCTACTACAATTGAAGAGTATTATCAGCATTTTGAAAAAGATCAAGCTATGAATCGTCGTTTTAGTATAATAACATTAAAAGAAAATACTAAAGGAGAAACTTTTGATATTCTTAAAGAGACTAAATCTTTCTATGAAAAATTCCATAAAATAGAGATTGATGACGATGTATTAAGATATTTAGTTGAAAATGTAGATCGTTATATTAAAAATAGAACTTTTCCAGATAAAGCTATTGATATTTTTGATTTATCATGTGTTAAAACAAGATTTAAACAGCAACACATTATTACAAAACAAATTGTAAAAGATGTTATAGAAGAATATACGTCAATTAAAATAAATGACAATTATAATTTTGATGAAATAAAATCAAAATTAAATGTGGAAATAATTGGTCAAAGTGAAGCCATTGAAAAAATTATCAACCAATTAAAAATAACAAAAACTACTAATCAACCCTCGGCAATCATGTTATTTAGCGGTAGCAGCGGTGTTGGAAAAAGTGAGATGGCTAAACAACTTGCAAAATGTTTATCTAGAAAACTAATTAGATTAGATATGAGTGAATACAAAGATAGTAGTAGTGTACAAAAAATTATTGGGGCTGCTCCTGGATATGTAGGATATGATAAACCTAGTTTATTATTAAGTCAGTTACAGATTTATCCTAAGAGTATTATTTTATTAGATGAAATTGATAAAGCTTGTCAAGATGTTATTAATATATTTTTACATGTATTTGATGAAGGTTTTTTAGAAGACAGTCATAAAAGAAAAGTTGATTTTAGAAATACTATTATAATCATGACAACTAACCAAAGTTGTGTTAAAGGAAAACTAGGTTTTAAAAAGAATACAATTAGTAAATTGAATAATTATAAATTTAGTGAAGATTTATTAACGCGGATTGATGAAATTATTAATTTTAAAAATCTTACTAAAACAGATTTAAAGAAAATTATTCGTAAAAATATTAATCATGAAATAAAAGAAGAAGATATTCAAAATATATTAAAGGATTATGATATAAAGCAACAAGCACGAGGAATTATTAAGAAAGCAAATAAATATTTTCAATGTAAAGTTAAAACTTAG
- a CDS encoding GTP pyrophosphokinase produces the protein MADKIMQKEIISDPFSSIVTNEEVSDTLQEFVSLQQVYEAGIKEIRTKLEILDDEFKVKHDHNPIHHMEYRLKSVKSILGKLEKRGLEVSLESITINLTDIAGVRVVCNYVSDVYKIADLLIKQSDVKLLKKKDYIKHPKENGYRSLHLVVEIPIFLAEKVQPIPVEIQIRTIAMDFWASLEHHLRYKSINDVSKRVLDELIDCAKTISNLDYKMQGIHEELSKPQKKK, from the coding sequence ATGGCAGATAAAATAATGCAAAAAGAAATAATTAGCGATCCGTTTTCTTCTATAGTTACCAATGAAGAGGTATCCGATACACTTCAAGAATTTGTATCTTTACAACAAGTTTACGAAGCCGGTATTAAGGAAATAAGAACAAAATTAGAAATTCTTGATGATGAATTTAAAGTTAAACATGATCATAATCCTATTCATCATATGGAATATCGTTTAAAATCCGTAAAAAGTATCCTTGGTAAATTAGAAAAAAGAGGTTTAGAAGTTTCTTTAGAATCAATCACAATTAATTTGACAGATATTGCTGGGGTACGTGTTGTTTGTAACTATGTTAGTGATGTTTACAAAATAGCAGACTTACTGATAAAACAAAGTGATGTTAAATTATTAAAGAAAAAAGATTATATAAAACATCCCAAAGAAAATGGCTATCGTAGTCTACATTTAGTAGTTGAAATACCGATATTTTTAGCAGAAAAAGTTCAACCTATTCCAGTTGAAATTCAAATCAGAACTATAGCTATGGATTTCTGGGCGAGCTTAGAACATCATTTACGTTATAAATCAATTAATGACGTCTCTAAACGAGTACTTGATGAATTAATTGATTGTGCTAAAACTATCTCTAATTTGGATTATAAAATGCAAGGAATTCATGAAGAATTAAGCAAACCGCAAAAAAAGAAATAA
- a CDS encoding cyclic lactone autoinducer peptide, with the protein MKKVLKLFSKLVLTASAGAVSGASRWADYQPKESEVLKKLKKF; encoded by the coding sequence ATGAAAAAAGTTCTTAAATTATTTAGTAAACTTGTTTTAACTGCTTCTGCTGGTGCAGTTAGTGGTGCATCTCGTTGGGCTGATTACCAACCAAAAGAATCAGAAGTATTAAAAAAATTAAAGAAATTTTAA
- a CDS encoding accessory gene regulator B family protein, whose product MIQGISNWLLDICNNNNVIDYDEEIFLYGVEVIITSLINIALLLTVGLVSGTTDQALVYFVSYAFLRKFIGGYHCNTNLKCITFNVSKYILYVLICPHIEISIIIMLLIILFTLVLIVYKAPFEHRNRPISLEDKIVYKKYAFIIAFIYGGAILLFSTYSYILSYVLVIINLSAIPCILESYEKSS is encoded by the coding sequence TTGATACAAGGTATATCGAATTGGCTACTAGATATATGTAATAATAATAATGTTATAGATTATGACGAAGAAATTTTTCTATATGGGGTCGAAGTAATCATAACATCTTTGATTAATATAGCTTTACTTTTAACAGTTGGATTGGTAAGTGGAACAACTGATCAGGCGTTGGTTTATTTTGTCTCTTATGCATTTTTAAGAAAGTTCATTGGTGGATATCATTGCAACACTAATTTGAAATGTATTACGTTTAATGTTTCTAAGTATATTCTCTATGTACTTATTTGCCCACACATAGAAATATCAATAATAATTATGCTGTTAATAATTCTATTTACCCTAGTTTTAATAGTATATAAAGCACCATTTGAGCATAGAAATAGACCAATTAGCCTTGAAGATAAAATTGTATATAAAAAATATGCATTTATAATAGCATTTATTTATGGAGGAGCAATTTTATTATTTAGTACATATAGCTATATCTTATCATATGTTTTAGTTATTATAAACTTATCTGCAATACCTTGTATTCTAGAGAGTTATGAAAAAAGTTCTTAA
- a CDS encoding GHKL domain-containing protein: MIINFLESLIASYFFTNYFDLKINKYLYFMINFIIISSVINLFGYIKDYSIMLPLIVAMTASLIAYIGTKNNYLEILFITFFDELIVGLSITISLLVDGLVYPFIRSLIAKMLYFIIVFIVIKICKEKEIKLESIYWKLLAVVVIVFYFAYTILLQSYLGMELNRVLVFITLLSLGLSVIGIAIIVYYISKLEKQNQETQFSLQKLEMEQSNYVQLNEVAKEIKIIRHDLKHDYLLIGSYLENKNYSKINEIVKSRIKDLHEGVNTVNSANELINTIINYKLMIADSKSIEVNCDLNVSNKIYMKDYHLNELLSNLIDNAIENCSKNNPKINIIINEDVFLYIEVINSIDVSVLNTNPNLITNKKGDIHGHGIRSIKRIVNEYNGNINFFENGLKFHVSIIIPLNYPH; the protein is encoded by the coding sequence ATGATAATAAATTTTTTAGAATCATTAATAGCATCATATTTCTTTACAAATTATTTTGATTTAAAAATAAATAAGTATCTATATTTTATGATTAATTTTATAATTATTAGTAGTGTAATAAACTTGTTTGGTTATATAAAAGATTATAGTATTATGTTACCATTAATTGTTGCAATGACAGCATCATTAATTGCATATATAGGAACTAAAAATAATTATTTAGAAATATTATTTATTACTTTTTTTGATGAATTGATAGTTGGATTATCAATAACTATTTCTTTATTAGTAGATGGATTAGTATATCCATTTATAAGAAGTCTTATTGCAAAGATGTTATATTTTATAATTGTTTTTATTGTTATAAAAATATGTAAAGAAAAAGAAATAAAATTAGAGTCAATATATTGGAAATTATTAGCAGTTGTAGTTATAGTATTTTATTTTGCTTACACTATTTTGTTACAATCTTATTTAGGAATGGAATTGAATAGGGTTTTGGTGTTTATAACATTATTGTCTCTTGGCTTATCAGTGATTGGTATTGCGATAATTGTTTATTATATATCAAAATTAGAAAAACAAAATCAAGAAACACAGTTTTCATTACAAAAATTGGAAATGGAACAAAGTAATTATGTACAACTTAATGAAGTAGCTAAAGAAATTAAAATAATTAGACACGATTTGAAACATGATTATTTATTAATAGGAAGTTATTTAGAAAATAAAAATTATTCTAAAATAAATGAAATCGTTAAATCGCGTATAAAAGATTTGCATGAGGGAGTGAATACTGTTAATAGTGCAAATGAATTGATAAATACAATTATTAATTATAAACTTATGATAGCAGATAGTAAAAGTATTGAAGTAAATTGCGATTTAAATGTAAGTAATAAAATATATATGAAAGACTATCATTTAAATGAATTATTATCTAATTTAATTGATAATGCAATTGAAAATTGTTCTAAAAATAATCCTAAAATAAATATAATTATTAATGAAGATGTATTTTTGTATATAGAAGTTATCAATAGTATTGATGTATCTGTTTTGAACACTAACCCTAATTTAATAACTAATAAAAAAGGAGATATTCATGGACATGGTATTAGAAGTATAAAAAGGATTGTTAATGAGTATAATGGAAATATAAATTTTTTTGAAAACGGTTTAAAATTTCATGTGTCAATAATTATTCCGTTAAATTATCCTCATTAA
- a CDS encoding LytR/AlgR family response regulator transcription factor → MKILIIEDDFIFGEKLKKLLDEKFAGKKNEIVIQKNITNLDLSQNYDYYFIDIMLDGENGINCGKAILDKNYFAKIIYMSSEDSLVYDTFVSKVYFFLRKENLIQDLERLWYKIEQDSIKNNDYIEIISKRKRELILKKDIIYIESNRNKCQIYLLDGQYDVYKTLKSFLSELNADKFFRVNNYTIINLEYIKNVNNKKITLINGKQFTLKKNYNSFVDAYHNNYMKRFKQ, encoded by the coding sequence ATGAAAATATTGATTATAGAGGATGATTTTATTTTTGGAGAAAAATTAAAGAAACTATTAGATGAAAAATTTGCCGGCAAGAAAAATGAAATTGTAATTCAAAAGAATATAACTAACTTGGATTTAAGTCAAAATTACGATTATTATTTTATTGATATCATGTTAGATGGAGAAAATGGTATTAATTGTGGTAAAGCAATTCTTGATAAGAATTATTTTGCTAAAATCATATATATGTCTTCAGAGGATAGTTTAGTATATGATACATTTGTAAGCAAAGTATATTTCTTTTTAAGGAAAGAAAATCTAATTCAGGATTTAGAAAGATTATGGTATAAAATAGAACAAGATAGTATAAAAAATAATGATTATATTGAGATAATATCCAAACGAAAAAGAGAATTGATTCTAAAGAAAGATATTATATATATCGAATCAAATAGAAATAAATGTCAAATATATTTACTTGATGGACAATATGATGTGTATAAAACATTAAAATCATTTTTAAGTGAATTAAATGCTGATAAGTTTTTTAGAGTTAATAATTATACGATTATCAATTTAGAATATATTAAAAATGTAAATAACAAAAAGATAACATTAATAAATGGTAAACAATTTACTTTAAAGAAAAATTATAATAGTTTTGTTGATGCATATCATAATAATTATATGAAGAGGTTCAAACAATGA
- the lysA gene encoding diaminopimelate decarboxylase, with protein MVLQTEFAQIKNNNLYIDEIKATDLVEKYGTPLYVMSEGHIRQQFNTLKTKMLEKYENTLPLFASKSFSCLAIYKIAKEYGIGIDCVSAGEISIALKAGFDPKKIYFHGNNKLPSEIEYALSHGVENLVIDNFYEIELVQEIAKKLNIVVNGVIRITPGVYAGGHDYIRVGAKDTKFGFSSHDNTYLKAIKKVIDASNINFDGIHCHVGSQIEEIQAYVLAMNKFVDIAYEIYDIFGITINKLNAGGGFGICYTKADKPLEFELVVDTIMDIITKGFEARNLKRPMVLVEPGRYCVGNAGITLYTVGSYKNIKDIRDYISVDGGMTDNIRSSLYAAKYDAIIANKAEMPADRLVTVAGKNCESGDILIKDIMLQDPKPGDILAMFSTGAYHYTMSSNYNQLPKPAVVFTYKGKSREVIRRQTFDDLIYYDIDSKY; from the coding sequence ATGGTATTACAAACAGAGTTTGCACAAATAAAAAATAATAATTTATATATTGATGAAATCAAAGCAACTGATTTAGTAGAAAAATATGGAACACCATTATATGTTATGAGTGAAGGACATATTAGACAACAATTTAATACACTTAAAACAAAAATGCTTGAAAAATATGAAAATACATTACCATTATTTGCATCTAAATCATTTTCTTGTCTTGCGATATATAAAATAGCAAAAGAATATGGAATAGGAATTGATTGCGTTTCTGCAGGGGAAATTTCAATCGCTTTAAAAGCAGGTTTTGACCCTAAAAAAATATATTTTCATGGAAATAATAAATTACCATCAGAAATAGAATATGCATTAAGTCATGGAGTTGAAAATTTAGTTATAGACAATTTTTATGAAATTGAATTAGTTCAAGAAATTGCTAAAAAATTAAATATAGTTGTTAATGGCGTAATAAGAATAACACCAGGAGTATATGCAGGAGGACATGATTATATTCGTGTAGGTGCTAAAGATACTAAGTTTGGATTTAGTAGTCATGACAATACATATTTAAAAGCAATAAAAAAGGTTATAGATGCATCTAATATTAATTTTGATGGAATTCATTGTCATGTTGGTAGTCAAATTGAAGAAATTCAGGCCTATGTTTTAGCAATGAATAAATTTGTTGATATAGCTTATGAGATTTATGATATTTTTGGAATTACTATTAACAAATTAAATGCCGGTGGAGGTTTTGGAATTTGTTATACAAAAGCTGATAAACCATTAGAATTTGAATTAGTTGTTGATACAATTATGGATATTATAACAAAAGGATTTGAAGCACGTAATTTAAAACGCCCAATGGTATTAGTAGAACCAGGACGTTACTGTGTTGGAAATGCAGGTATAACCTTATATACAGTCGGATCTTATAAAAATATTAAAGATATTCGGGATTATATTAGTGTTGATGGCGGAATGACTGATAATATTCGTTCTAGTTTATATGCAGCAAAATATGATGCAATTATTGCTAATAAAGCAGAAATGCCTGCTGATCGATTAGTTACAGTAGCTGGAAAAAATTGTGAATCTGGAGATATTTTAATTAAAGATATTATGTTACAAGATCCTAAACCAGGAGATATTTTAGCAATGTTTTCAACTGGAGCATACCACTATACAATGTCATCTAATTATAATCAATTACCTAAACCAGCTGTAGTGTTTACTTATAAAGGTAAATCTAGAGAAGTAATTAGACGTCAAACATTTGATGATTTGATATATTATGATATTGATTCAAAATATTAA
- the dapB gene encoding 4-hydroxy-tetrahydrodipicolinate reductase, with protein MKVIVYGYGLMGKKVANRIRSQNDMDLIAVVSYQFDEKIPEKCFNSLKECDEKADVIIDFSHPNNLDDILTYAKENKCKLVIATTGYSEEQLEKIKEASKDISIFQSYNTSYGIQMVTKILRQVAKEFYNAGYDIEILEKHHNQKIDAPSGTAKLLYEVMEEEIKEITPIYDRSSIHEKRKHEEIGIQALRGGTIFGEHTVMFAGIDEIIEIKHTALSKEVFVQGAISAAYALIDKENGLYTLKSLY; from the coding sequence ATGAAAGTAATAGTATATGGATATGGTTTAATGGGGAAAAAAGTTGCTAATCGAATTAGAAGTCAAAATGATATGGATCTAATAGCAGTTGTAAGTTATCAATTCGATGAAAAAATACCGGAAAAGTGTTTTAATTCTTTAAAAGAATGTGATGAAAAAGCAGATGTTATTATTGATTTTTCACATCCAAATAATTTAGATGATATCTTGACTTATGCAAAAGAAAATAAATGTAAACTAGTAATTGCTACAACAGGATATAGTGAAGAACAATTAGAAAAAATAAAAGAAGCATCTAAAGACATTTCTATCTTTCAATCATATAACACATCATATGGAATACAGATGGTAACAAAAATATTAAGACAAGTAGCAAAAGAATTTTACAATGCAGGATATGATATTGAAATTTTAGAAAAACATCATAATCAAAAAATAGATGCACCATCTGGTACAGCTAAATTATTATATGAAGTAATGGAAGAAGAAATTAAAGAAATAACACCAATTTATGATCGTAGTTCCATCCATGAAAAAAGAAAACATGAAGAAATTGGAATTCAAGCACTACGTGGAGGTACTATTTTTGGTGAACATACTGTAATGTTTGCAGGAATAGATGAAATTATTGAAATAAAACATACAGCATTATCAAAAGAAGTATTTGTACAAGGAGCAATCAGTGCAGCATATGCATTAATTGATAAAGAAAATGGTCTTTATACATTGAAATCATTATACTAA
- the dapA gene encoding 4-hydroxy-tetrahydrodipicolinate synthase, which translates to MTIFNGSAVALVLPMHEDGSIDFEGFKKQVQRMIDGGVQALLVNGTTGETATITMEDEFELLDITLKMAKENGVKVIAGAGSNDTATALTKAKKAKEKGADAILVVTPYYNKTSQRGLITHYTTIANEVDIPMILYNVPGRTGVKIDVDTVVELAKHKNIVAMKDATDNIAYAIEVMARTQGMDFDMYSGCDDNILPFICAGGKGVISVLSNIYPSQTELLAQLALKGDLPRAQELAYALEPVIRYLFIDVNPIMPKAALARMGICKPTLRLPLIEPTEENKKLLFDAMDKFEKLGF; encoded by the coding sequence ATGACTATTTTTAATGGAAGTGCAGTTGCACTAGTATTACCAATGCATGAAGATGGAAGTATTGATTTTGAAGGATTTAAAAAACAAGTACAAAGAATGATTGATGGTGGTGTACAGGCTTTATTAGTTAATGGAACAACTGGGGAAACAGCAACCATTACTATGGAAGATGAATTTGAATTATTAGATATTACTTTAAAAATGGCTAAAGAAAATGGTGTAAAAGTTATTGCAGGAGCAGGGTCTAATGATACTGCAACAGCATTAACAAAAGCTAAAAAAGCAAAAGAAAAAGGTGCTGATGCTATTTTAGTAGTTACTCCATACTACAATAAAACGAGTCAAAGAGGATTGATTACTCATTATACTACGATAGCTAATGAAGTTGATATTCCAATGATTCTTTACAATGTCCCAGGAAGAACAGGAGTAAAGATTGATGTAGATACAGTAGTTGAACTAGCAAAACACAAAAATATTGTAGCAATGAAAGATGCAACAGATAACATTGCATATGCAATAGAGGTAATGGCTAGAACACAAGGAATGGATTTTGATATGTATTCAGGATGTGATGATAATATCTTGCCATTTATTTGTGCAGGAGGTAAAGGAGTAATATCAGTATTATCTAATATTTATCCAAGTCAAACAGAATTATTAGCACAGTTAGCTTTAAAAGGAGATTTACCAAGAGCTCAAGAACTTGCTTATGCTCTAGAACCAGTAATTCGTTATCTATTTATAGATGTTAATCCAATTATGCCTAAAGCAGCTTTAGCAAGAATGGGTATTTGTAAACCAACACTAAGATTACCATTAATAGAACCAACTGAAGAAAACAAGAAATTATTATTTGATGCAATGGATAAATTTGAAAAATTAGGATTTTAG
- a CDS encoding ACT domain-containing protein: MEKIVEVVSYEENIIQLKLTNVPKHPMLIAKIFTILSECNVNIDMISQVMIEDAMQIEITLDEKYQKNLNEAILCLKKEFEQLEIATNRKYFKIAVGGKLIETTPGAAARVFTVLGENNIHFYQVTTSKRTISFIIDKNIKDLAITKINEEFGLNK, encoded by the coding sequence ATGGAAAAGATTGTTGAAGTAGTAAGTTATGAAGAAAATATTATTCAATTAAAACTAACTAATGTACCAAAACATCCAATGTTGATTGCAAAAATATTTACAATTTTAAGTGAGTGTAATGTAAATATTGATATGATTTCTCAAGTTATGATTGAAGATGCGATGCAAATTGAAATTACATTAGATGAAAAATATCAAAAGAATTTAAATGAAGCAATACTATGTTTAAAAAAAGAATTTGAACAATTAGAAATTGCAACTAATCGAAAATATTTTAAAATTGCTGTAGGTGGTAAACTAATTGAAACAACACCAGGAGCAGCAGCAAGGGTATTTACAGTTTTAGGTGAAAACAACATACATTTTTATCAAGTTACAACTTCAAAAAGAACAATTTCATTTATTATCGATAAAAATATTAAAGATTTGGCAATAACTAAAATTAATGAAGAGTTTGGTTTAAATAAATAG
- a CDS encoding FtsX-like permease family protein codes for MVFIFSICLLAYAYYNVTIGAANLKNQFSVLLQMFYGATATYMIFWSLSNLLLKIMMLLKNIYFKYLNSFTLKEISSKLNTTVLSTTIICLMLFVTICILSTSFAINNSINTQIDYFIPVDLQIDINGNKSVSKYLSKQNIDIKNDLKNVLEFKTYTTDQLKIKDTFGSVYNEAKENFLNSTEIIIKLSDYNKLAKLYNLQEYDLKNEYIVVCDFERIKENRNKSLKNKPEIVIGDKKYSSKYDQCMDGFLSMAGGEVNFGFYILPDQAVNDFNISSSYLVANYNVMNENDYNQMILEKLNNLKNEDGNVNTRLDIYNGTIGITTMIIFISLYLGIVFLIASAAIIALKELSQNIDNKEKYRLLRKLGTSDKDINHSLFIQILIYFVSPLILAIIHSFFGLQVCKNMLASTTNPLTGNITNSILLTAVILILIYGGYFLFTYYCSKNFIKEE; via the coding sequence TTGGTATTTATTTTTTCAATCTGCTTGTTAGCATATGCATATTATAATGTAACGATTGGAGCAGCTAATTTAAAAAATCAATTTTCTGTTTTATTACAGATGTTCTATGGAGCAACTGCTACGTATATGATATTTTGGTCATTATCTAATTTATTATTAAAAATAATGATGTTATTAAAGAATATTTATTTTAAATACTTAAATAGTTTTACATTAAAAGAAATAAGTAGTAAGTTAAATACTACAGTATTATCAACAACGATTATATGTTTAATGTTATTTGTAACAATTTGTATTTTATCAACATCTTTTGCAATTAATAATAGCATCAACACACAAATAGATTACTTTATACCAGTTGATCTTCAAATTGATATAAATGGTAATAAATCAGTTAGTAAATATTTATCTAAACAAAATATTGATATAAAAAATGATTTAAAAAATGTCTTAGAATTTAAAACATATACTACAGATCAATTAAAAATAAAAGATACTTTTGGAAGTGTATATAATGAAGCAAAAGAAAATTTTTTAAATTCAACTGAAATAATTATTAAACTTAGCGATTATAATAAATTAGCTAAATTATATAATTTACAAGAATATGATTTAAAAAATGAATATATAGTAGTATGTGATTTTGAAAGAATAAAAGAAAATAGAAACAAAAGTTTGAAAAATAAACCAGAAATAGTGATAGGCGATAAAAAATATAGTAGTAAATATGATCAATGTATGGATGGATTTTTGAGCATGGCAGGTGGTGAGGTGAATTTTGGTTTTTATATCTTACCTGATCAAGCAGTAAATGATTTTAATATAAGTAGTAGTTATTTAGTAGCTAATTATAATGTAATGAATGAAAATGATTATAATCAAATGATTTTAGAAAAACTTAATAATTTAAAAAATGAAGATGGTAATGTAAATACTCGTTTAGATATTTATAATGGAACAATAGGAATTACTACAATGATAATTTTTATTAGTTTATATTTAGGAATAGTATTTTTAATTGCTAGTGCAGCGATTATTGCATTAAAAGAATTATCACAAAATATTGATAATAAAGAAAAATATAGATTACTTAGAAAACTAGGAACTAGCGATAAAGATATTAATCATTCTTTATTTATTCAAATTTTAATTTATTTTGTTTCGCCATTAATCTTAGCTATTATTCATTCATTTTTTGGATTACAAGTTTGTAAAAATATGTTAGCTTCAACAACAAATCCTTTAACTGGAAATATAACTAATTCAATTTTATTGACAGCAGTGATACTTATTTTAATTTATGGAGGATATTTTTTATTTACTTATTATTGTAGTAAAAATTTTATTAAAGAAGAATAA